GGCTGGCAGGGCTGTGGAAGTAGTGAGGGGAGGCTGGCAGGGCTGTGGATGTAGTGAGGGGAGGCTGGCAGGGCTGTGGATGTAGTGAGGGGAGGCTGGCAGGGCTGTGGATGTAGTGAGGGGAGGCTGGCAGGGCTGTGGATGTAGTGGGGAAGGCTGGCAGGGCTGTGgatgtagtgggggggggggctggcaggGGTGTGGATGTAGTGGGGAAGGCTGGCAGGGCTGTGGAtgtagtggggggggggctggcaggGGTGTGGATGTAGTGAGGGGAGGCTGGCAGGGGTGTGGATGTAGTGAGGGGAGGCTGGCAGGGGTGTGGATGTAGTGAGGGGAGGCTGGCAGGGGTGTGGATGTAGTGGGGAAGGCTGGCAGGGCTGTGGATGTAGTGGGGGGAGACTGGCAGGGGTGTGGATGTAGTGGGGAGAGGCTGGCAGGGGTGTGGATGTAGTGGGGAGAGGCTGGCAGGGGTGTGGATGTAGTGGGGAAGGCTGGCAGGGATGTGGATGTAGTGAGGTGAGGCTGGCAGGGGTGTGGATGTGGTGGGGGGAGGCTGGCAGGGCTGTGGATGTGGTGGGGGGGCTGGCAGGGGTGTGGATGTAGTGGGGGAGGCTGGCAAGGGTGTGGATGTAGTGGGGGAGGCTGGCAGGGGTGTGGATGTAGTGGGGGGGGGCTGGCAGGGGTGTGGATGTAGTGGGGGAGGCTGGCaggtgtgtggatgtaggggggggggctggcaggGCTGTGGATGTAGTGGGGGAGGGGGCTGGCATGGCTGTGGATGTAgtaggggggggggctggcaggggtgtggatgtagagggggagGCTGGCAGGAGTGTGGATGTAGTGGGGGAGGCTGGCAGGGGTGTGGATGTAGTGGGGGAGGCTGGCAGTGCTGTGGATGTAGTGGGGGAGGCTGGCAGGGCTGTGGATGTAGTGGGGGGCTGGCAGAACTGTGGATGTAGTGGGGGGGGACTGGCAGGGCTGTGGATGTAGTTATGGGGGGCTGGCAGGGGTGTGGATGTAGTGAGGGAGGCTGGCAGGGCTGTGGATGTAGTGGGGGAGGCTGGCAGGGCTGTGGATGTAGTGGGGGGGGACTGGCAGGGCTGTGGATGTAGTGAGGGGAGACTGGCAGGGCTGTGGATGTAGTGAGGGGAGACTGGCAGGGCTGTGGATGTAGTTATGGGGGGCTGGCAGGGGTGTAGATGTAGTGGGGGAGGCTGGCAGGGCTGTGGATGTAGTGGGGGGCTGTGGATGTAGTGGGGGGGGGCTGGCAGGGCTGTGGATGTAGTGGGGGGGGCTGGCAGGGCTGTGGATGTAGTGCTGGGGGGGCTGGCAGGGCTGTGGATGTAGTGGGGGGAGGCTGGCAGGGCTGTGGGTATAGTTATGAGGGGCTGGCAGGGCTGTGGATGTAGTGGGGGGAGGCTGGCAGGGCTGTGGATGTAGTGCTGGGGAGGCTGGCAGGGCTGTGGATGTAGTGGGGGGGACTGGCAGGGCTGTGGATGTAGTGAGGGGAGGCTGGCAGGGCTGTGGGTATAGTTATGAGGGGCTGGCAGGGCTGTGGATGTAGTGGGGGGAGGCTGGCAGGGCTGTGGATGTAGTGCTGGGGAGGCTGGCAGGGCTGTGGATGTAGTGGGGGGGACTGGCAGGGCTGTGGATGTAGTGAGGGGAGGCTGGCAGGGCTGTGGGTAAAGTTATGAGGGGCTGGCAGGGCTGTGGATGTAGTGGGGGGAGGCTGGCAGGGCTGTGGATGTAGTGCTGGGGAGGCTGGCAGGGCTGTGGATGTAGTGCTGGGGGGGCTGGCAGGGCTGTAGTTGTAGTGGGGGGAGGCTGGCAGGGTTGTGGATGTAGTGCTGGGGGGATGGCAGGGCTGTGGATGTAGTGGGGAGAGGCTGGCAGGGCTGTGGATGTAGTGGGGGAGGCTGGCAGGGCTGTGGATGTAGTGGGGAGAGGCTGGCAGGGCTGTGGATGTAGTGGGGGAGGCTGACAGGGCTGTGGATGTAGTGCTGGGGGGGATGGCAGGGCTGTGGATGTAGTGGGGAGAGGCTGGCAGGGCTGTGGATGTAGTGGGGAGAGGCTGGCAGGGCTGTGGATGTAGTGGGGGAGGCTGGCAGGGCTGTGGATGTAGTTGGGGGGGGCTGGCAGGGCTGTGGATGTAGTGGGGAGAGGCTGGCAGGGCTGTGGATGTAGTGGGGGAGGCTGGCAGGGCTGTGGATGTAGTTGGGGGGGCTGGCAGGGCTGTGGATGTAGTGGGGGGGGGCTGTCAGGGCTGTGgattagtgggggggggggctgtcaggGCTGTGGATGTAGTGGGGGGTGGGACTGGCAGGGGTGTGGATGTGCTGGGCTAGGTGATGGGTGGGTGATTAGAGTTACtataaaatatcatcatcatcattgtttatatataagGGGTCATATAATCCACAGCGCCATTTTTTTCATCTGTTAATCCTGATGTTTGACCCAGTTACACTGGGAGGGATCTATAAGCTGTTTTCTGAATggatattatttaataaatctaAAACTTTATCATTTTTCTCTAAATTAATATTCTACTACATTATATCTGTCATAAACTGCAAAGTATTGTGATCTGCCAACAAATATTAAATTAGCACAAAGCACTAAATACTGGGTGTAAGcggggtgtgaccacattgtaCAATCAGAAAGACGCTATTACTGCTTTTCAGTCTGTACTTTGTAGTAAAGCTATCTTCTGTGTtctaaacagggaatgttagtgtgacatattgcaatacatgacCAACCCGTCCTACACTGAACATGAATATAAACTTGCATTGTTAACTTGATCCTTGTTATGCTTTGGATTTCTGTGTATATATGTTGACTTCCTCAGAGCTACATCTGCTGCTgtagattataattattattatctttaacttgtAAGGTTCGGAGCGCTCCACAGCACAGGATAGTGTGCGGTACGAAGCCACAAAACGCTGAATAATTCTGGTCCATAATTTACATGCTAAAAAAACGCCATCTGAGTATAAATTTTGAAAGGTCGTCTTTATTTTTTAGAACCCAGAAGAATTTATAAGGACATTCCTAGTTCTCTGCTGTAGTTCACTCTATGTAGCTAAAAATTGCAGACTTGTtccaaaataatattttccatCATTAACAAACTCTACGTCCCTATCCAAACTCAACTCAAAATAAAGATGTTTAGGAATATTCATTATTTCAGTTTGCAGACATTAGGAAACGGGTGTCTGCTCACATTCTAAACAGCCTTATTTATATGTAATTTAATTTACCAAAAATCTGTTTTTCACATTGAAGTAGTTTCTGATATAAGATGAACTCTTCACATTTgcgtgattttattttttttatttgtgatttttttcttcttttttgcatGTTCCTCATCgttaagaaaatatatttctttctagCATATTAACTTTGACGCCAATTATTTATTGCACGTAACTTTGTTTGTAATACATGGCAGTGCTTGATTTCATGTGTACCcattgtggaggcagccattttgttggtggaAATTATATTCCTGCGAAATGCAGATTGTTAATTCACTGGGAACTATATCGAATTATCTTGAGCAATACTCTGTTTCCTGTGAATTTATAACCTGAATATGGGTTTAGCCCACAAATTGGCTGTGAGCAGGTGACGGGTATTTTAATGTGGGATCTGAGACTGTGACTGCAATGCTAATCCTGTGCTTCTCTTTAGGCCCATAGTCGTGTCTAGATGGCCGATAAGACTGAACACACAATGGCTTCTCACATAGAGAAACTCACCCTGGGCATTAGCAAGATTATAGGTGAGCAATTGGCATGCTTATGGTTTGCGTTAGTGCCGTAGTTGTGCTCTCTgtgtatagggcagcacggtggctcagtggttagcacttctgcctcacagcgctggggtcatgagttcaattcccgaccatggccttatctgtgtggagtttgtatgttctccccgtgtttgcgtgggtttcctccgggtgctctggtttcctcccacactccaaaaacatactggtaggttaattggctgctctccctCGCTCCtccccccaatggggcagggactgatgtgaatgagttctctgtacaacgctgcagaatcagtggcgctatataaataaatggtgatgatgtttcaTTTTGCTTTAGGGTTGCAGTGATTCTTAAGAAGAAATATACATAATCTGCTTAAACATTGTTTCTTGACTTTGGCAAAACTATACATGAAAAAGCTGTTATGTAAGAACCATGAtaagaaatcatcatcatttatttacagagcgccaccaattccgcagtgaTGTATATTAGTCATTTATATCCGTCCCtcccccattggaggttacacacacagactagggttaattctGTCAACAGACAATTAAGCTACTAATATGCTTTTGGAGTGGGGAGAAAACAAACTCCATAAGCccctggtcgggaatcgaacctgTGATCTCAGCCCTGTGAgtcagaaatgctaaccactgagccaccatgctgcccataaccaAATGTAACCTTTGGCTGATTTGTGACACTCCTGGCTTCTATTCGCCTGTACAGTGTATGTATGTGTCCCTGCCTTTCAGAGTCCTCTCCTGGTGTGACCGAAATGAAGTTTGAGGAGATCCCTCCTGCCGAGCGTCACATGATTGTATCCTGGGAGCAGGTAGGTATGACATCAtatgtgtgtgacatcacacatgTCAGCAATCGCCCAGCAGAGAGGCCCAGCGATTAATGATGTTGTTCTACGGAGGTCCATACTTACATATCCCAGGGCAGGGATCCGAACCAAGGATTTATAATGGACCAGGGATGGGATTTTAACAGAGAATAATAAAAGGGACAAGTTGGACGACCGTGTAAAAgtttgaggggtatatttactaaactgagggttttaaaaagtggagatgttgcctatagcaaccagtcagattcaagttatcatttatttagtacattctacaaaatgacagctagaatctgattggttgctataggcaacatctccactttttcaaacccgcagtttagtaaatgtacccctaagaTTCTTAACCTAGGAATTATgggtagaattaaaaaaaaaaaaaactttttgggggttTGTTCCAGTAAAGGCAAAAACCAGCTTTTGTGCTCACTGCACCTCTCTTCCCCAGCCAACCTGTCTCATGACTCATTTTCAGCATACTGTACTAGAATGTATAGCAATCAGTAAGAAGAGAGGACTATACAGGGACCCTGTGTTGATATTAAAGCGTAATGCGGTCTAAAAGCATAATAATTGTGTGTAAAATTAGTATACACCACAGGGTGGCGTAAATGTCTTACAGGACTGTGTGATTCTGAGCACATTTACTGAAAGGGCAACGTTAGCAAATAGCGGTGATCTAATCTCACAGTGTGAGTACCAGGCCCGGAGAGTTCATCAATAAATCTCCATAGGATTGTTTGCATCCGCCTTTAAATGGCCTTTACACTTCAAGGATTAAATCCACTTTTTTCGGGGTTGTGGGAGAGTAAATGTTTGTTTATCATTTGATAGATACACCctactagagagtgtatctagccCTTTCCACCTGCAGCGTTTTCTTAGGTGGTCCACCTTACAGAGTCCTGTATGTCACCGTAATGACGTAACATGAGACACTACATTGAACATTCAGATGCGCACAAGCTGTTGTACTCTGTTACCAGAATCTACGAGAGGCTGACTGCTTCACTGGTGCTACAGACATGGCGTTTGGTGTGCACAGGACACACATTATCTGCCCCCCATAACCTCTGTATAGTAAGTCCTGACAAGTGGGTAATCTCTGCACGTTCAGTGCAGTCATTTTACATTTTCGGTAATTTAATGTCTTTGTAGAAGCACTGCTGCGTGTTACCCGAGGATTTGAAGAACTTTTATCTCATGACGGACGGCTTCCAAATGTCCTGGTCGGTGAAGCTGGATGGTGAGTTTAttgtatattctatatatattacatcatCTCCCGACCACCAGTCTCACAGTTTATTCTGTTCTTATTACTGTGACCTGGTTAATAAGCACAAACCTCCtagttctagggcctgattcattaaggatcttaacttgagaatcttcttttttcagtctcctggacaaaaccatgttacaatgcaaggggtgcaaattagttttctgttttgcacataagttaaatactgactgttttttcatgtatcacacaaatacttgatagcttatttgtacactgaaatttaaagttgatatttgtgtgctacatgaaaaaacagtcagtatttaacttatgtgcaaaacagaaaactaatttgcaccccttgcattgtaacatggttgtgtccaggagactgaaataagaagtttctcaagttaagatccttaatgaatcagacccctagttATTAAACTGGCTCCATCACCATTATTACAGTCAGCACATGTacaaattatttaacattttccatCTCTCTTCGGTTTATTTGTTGCGTATAAGATAAAACTCTGCAACCTGTCTGTACcagtatgtagcacttaccctatGTATTAGACTCCCATCGTCCTATAGATTGTCAGCCTGCGGGCATGGCCTTCATACCTCTCTATTCTGAATTGCCCTGTTTTATCACTGTGTTCATTCCCaaatgtacagcgctacagaatatgctggtgctatataactaaatgtcgatgatgatgatcactgtgACAGAAGAGGTGTCAAGTGAAGGGAGCCTTGTAGCCTCAAAACTGATTGAGCAACTTTAATTGATGCTTTGTTGTTTGCAAGGCGTTTGTGGGTCAGTAACTGACAGGgagtgctggtacttgtagtgcctGGTTTCTAGACGCTTTGGGGTATCTCCTGGTAAGTGCATAAATACATGACCCAATATCGGGACTCCCATTGATCATTATGTCAGTGACGTGGCAGATGGCGTATCATATATGGGCAGATGTGAGTAACTGAGActtgtgcattttatttaaatagcatcATAGGCGATACAATGTAATCAATACAAAGACATATGTGTACGATATAGGCTTAAGTAGAGACAAATgctcaataataagttaaaatttTCCATAATAAGTTACATCCACCCTGCCATCTATATTATGGCAAACACCGTACGTGTGAAAATAAACTTCAAGTAGCGATAATAGAAAGATATGACGGTATTTACAGGAGCCTGTGCAATTACATACTCCATCTCACTCTATGAATACGCGCCTCATGGCTGCCCCAATGTGCACAAATGTTATTCTCTATGTAATCAGGATATAACAAAGGTGCTGAAATTGGCCTAGTAACAATTGTAAAGTATACCGCGAGGTCCAGTCTATTGTTCAGTTTTCATGTACAGGATCTTTTATTAGGAAAACTGTTATCcagacagagcggaagaacagaGCAGAAGTTGCTGCATTTCTATGACTGTCATGTACTTAGATATCATTATCACGTTACGTTGGGTACTcggaggagctctgctaaacaatgTAATGAGGGGATTACAATGAGCAGTGTGTGAATGGACAGGATCAGCGTGAAATGTGTTTTGCCAAATTTTAGGCATCGTGCTCCAGATTACAGGAAAAGTTTAAGAGCCAAACATTCCGAACAACAGATCCCTTACCTGTATATATTGCCCTAATCATCgtcctcatcatcagctatttatatagcgccactaattccgcagcgctgtacagagaactcactcacatcagtccctgccccattggagcttacagtctaaattccttaacaaacacacacacacacacacacacacacacacacacacacacacacacacacacacacacacacacacacacacacacacacacacactcctggcCTTTGTGATGGGTCTGTGTTTTGTGTAATCCTATTCTCAGAGTGTTTCTCTTGTGTCCCACCCAGATAATCCCATCCAGGTGGGCTCCATGCTGATCAATAGTATTTCCGATCTGATTCAGCTGAGAAGTCCCTCTACGTACGCATTACCCAGCTCCCCGACCCTCGCGCTCCTGGATGACGACTCGGATGAGGAAGGTACGAAAATCACCCACCCTTCAAAATTCATGATCCTTTTGGAATGATATAGATGTGTAAGTGTTTGTGTGGTTTCTTTGTTCTGTCTTTTCTTTCGTTGCTAATTGAGAGAAACTCTCAGATTCTTAGTACTTCTTAAAAAGaatgattttatttaaaagaacTAATTATTGAAAAAGCAAGCTCAGAATGAAGGAAATATATACggtattttttacttatttatggtCATTCAACTATAAACCTCCACAACGGAGGTTTATTCTCAAGGAACGCAGTATTGTATATGTGCTTCCAACTTTATCACCCACTAGAACAATAGACTCGTTctactacagaaattttctcccgatgcgatatagtTAACAATTTATCAACGACTGAAGGTCCCAATTAGCAGCCGAGTCATGTCTACACACTATATACGTTTTaaacgatttaccgtcagatctgtgctcttcatctgtcataaccatctgctgaaaagatcctgactctgcacactccatagagatctatggacactgccggtcctgagtgcagacacactgcatagagatctatggacactgccggtcctgagtgcagacacactgcaggattggaacaacattgttccattgttgaacgagatttttagttcggtttcaaaatcaaacaaaacgatccgatgagctttggaacgataatcgtccATCCTTGCAGCGTACACAATAATGTGATATCGAGCCGAACGGAcgttttatcgtgtgattggtcgGATagaaaccctgtagtgtgtacccaacctaagaCAGGGATCTTCTTGGCTCTGCTTATCTGCCCTAAATAATATCAGTAATGCTGGTCGCACGCAGGTCAGTCCTGTCTGCACACATGAGACAGATCATATAcgtcatcttctgaccacatttTCCAGCATTGCAAATAGCGATCTGGTTGTTGTAGATTGGATTAGTATTGGGCCGACATCACCGGTGATATTGCCCTTTAGGTTCTTCATACTGGATTTATTGTTTATCTTCTGATGTATATCTTATCTTCTATACCATCTGATCAAGAATAAGAAAACATTGTTTaatccctaggttcccaaactgtgcgccgctgCGGCtgccaggggtgccgcggcgccgTCACAGGGATGCCGCGGCGccgtcacaggggtgccgcggcgccgtcacaggggtgccgctgcgctgtcacaggggtgccgaagacaggaagaagaagaaaaaaaaatcttaccaaTCCGTCGGCGCCCGGaacccagcaacctcctccctcctcgcttctcactgaatgccgggcctgatgtcatcacgcccgacatattcagtgagaagcggcaggagagtaAATGCTGGGTCCCGCGCGCCGCCGgatcggattggtaagttttttttcttttctttttctttttttctttttttttttttcttcctgtctacggcgggatgcagagggggcacagagtgtgtggatgcagagggggcacagagtgtgtggatgcagagggggcacagagtgtgtggatgcagagggggcacagagtgtgtggatgcagagggggcacagagtgtgtggatgcagagggggcacagagtgtgtggatgcagagggggcacagagtgtgtagatgcagaggggacacagagtgtgtggatgcagagggggcacagtgtgtgtggatgcagagggggcacagtgtgtgttagctgtaaattattctttgacagaaatataattgaaaaaaatatatttaaaaatattcttttcccttggatttatgtgtattatttttgcatacaactaaataagtatctctgtcctgacctaaatacttattactttttttttgactacttataaaacgggactgctcgataattattttggaggggtgccttgaaaaaattatggagactctaagggtggcgcgaactgcaaaagtttgggaaccactggtttaatcaattcattattttgaatataatttttatattattgttgaTTGACCGCTTATGAAAGAGAGATGTGAAACGAATTTGCTTTTCCTGTCTTACTTAAAGTATCTTATTGAAGGCTGCCCGGAGCATCCGCATTTTGATTCTCGGAACATGATCTTTGAGCTGGATCCATGTAACGGACAGGGGAAAGTGTGTCTGGTTTACAAGACCTCCAAACCAGGTGGGTTAATATATGTCATTGTTTGTGTAATGCTGAATGTCACATCCGCAGAGTTCATCACCAAAGGGATGTCAGAGCGTAGCGGGTCCTAGGAGAGATGGATAGAGGGATAACGAGAGAACCAACATGTCCTTCGTATTGTTATTGAGCAAAGGTTACAGGGAGAAGGGAAATACTCACTGATCTCTTAGCAATGTTCCATTGGAAATGTCCTTCCTGAACAGCAGGGGAAATGGGGGTGGAGCCAGTGAAGTCaccgtgatgatgtcacagcgcactAGTGACAGGAGCAGGTTCTACCAGGGCCTCCTTGTAGGTATACATATGTGATCAGATAATATGACCACTACACCatagaaaataaaacacacaaatttgcatgcaaaaataaataaatctaaatgtGGTCTTAGGCCCTCATCTATTCAGCAAGGCAATATATGTAATGTGAACATTGTACAAACTTATTTTTACATCTGGAAATGACAGTGCATCCAATCTTGGGTTATAAAGACACCAGTGGAGAgttttatgggggaaaaaaagcaaggtctgttttgtgtgtgtattgtacataAAAGCGACTgatgtgtgatgtcactgggttgGGTACGATTAAACTGTTGTGACTATGCCGACATGAACAagccctacaaaaaaaataaatccgaaATGCTGCAAAAACCgaatggaaaataaacagacgtGCCTTcaagacgacgctggagatctccgattggatcagcaCGATGACAGCAAGTGTTTCCGATTGAAGAAGTGTTCGGcgctgcaggctgacgtcatcccGACGTCTGTcactagaaatttaaagcggcaatgtcaggttaagtgtttaaacacctaaccttaggggtcccgacattgctgctttaaattttcgccttaaaggcctttgatacagtgccacacaagaggttggtttacaaaataagggaacgacatttgtacttggatcgaaaactggttggaaaatagggaacagagagttgtgataaatggaacattattggtgaaaagtcttaagtggagtacctcaaggttctgtgctgggtccactcctttttaatatatttattaatgaccttggttatggtttagagagtaaagtttccatttttgcagatgacactaaactctgtaaggtaataaaatcagagcaagatgtagcttctctacagagggacttaaataaactggaggtttgggcggccaaatggaatatgatgtttaacattgataaatgtaaggttatgcattcaggggccaaaaacaagcatgcaatctataaattaaatggaattaatttagggaAATCTATAGTTGAAAAGAATTTGGTAGtgttcgtagacagtagacttagacagcaatagtgctcaatgtcaagcagcagctgcaagggcaaacaaagtattggcatgcataaaaaaggggcatagatgcaagggaagacagtgtaattttgccactgtataaatcgttggtaagacctcatcttgaatatgcagtacagtcattaagttatgaggaaaggttatccagtttaggcatgtttactttagaaaagaggcgtctaaggggagatatgattactatgtacaaatacattaagggtcaatacagagaactttcatgggaacttttaccccaaggaccatacacaggacacgctgtcaccccctaaggttagaggagaggaaatttcacaaccagcaaaggaaggggttctttacagtaagggcagtcaagatatggaattcactgccagcgaaggttgtgatggcagattcaatagatatgtttaagaaagggttagacaaatttatagctgaaaagtgtatccagggatacgaccgttaattaaaatgaaggatagtagtgaatatagggtaaaaatatgactggggggattttcacaattgaaacagattggcggttgcttactctggatcaatttcaaatataagtgcaggatcgcaggagatcctgaataggttgaacttgatggactggtgtctttttttcaacctcatcaactatgtaactatgttagATGGTGCACAAGAGTAAACAAGACCGCCATCAGAAATGATGGGGCCCAGTAGAAATTAAACGGGTGCTCCtgcccctcacttgctccaaaattccaccagaTGCCATCAGAGCGCCACACATGCCCCTGAGGAAATTTAAATGATTGAACATCGCCCCCCTGTGAGCATTGCGTGCTATTACACATCTCGTGAAAATAGGTCACTCCGTAGTCCTGTATTCTGCAGTATGTGACCAGGGGAAGGGTTAGTTACAAGCAAGGTGAACACACA
The Mixophyes fleayi isolate aMixFle1 chromosome 1, aMixFle1.hap1, whole genome shotgun sequence DNA segment above includes these coding regions:
- the TPGS2 gene encoding tubulin polyglutamylase complex subunit 2 isoform X2 → MADKTEHTMASHIEKLTLGISKIIESSPGVTEMKFEEIPPAERHMIVSWEQKHCCVLPEDLKNFYLMTDGFQMSWSVKLDDNPIQVGSMLINSISDLIQLRSPSTYALPSSPTLALLDDDSDEEVSY
- the TPGS2 gene encoding tubulin polyglutamylase complex subunit 2 isoform X1, whose product is MADKTEHTMASHIEKLTLGISKIIESSPGVTEMKFEEIPPAERHMIVSWEQKHCCVLPEDLKNFYLMTDGFQMSWSVKLDDNPIQVGSMLINSISDLIQLRSPSTYALPSSPTLALLDDDSDEEGCPEHPHFDSRNMIFELDPCNGQGKVCLVYKTSKPGETTPDPTIWFLDRALYWHFLTDTFTAYYRLLLCHRGLPQWQYAFTNYGLSPQAKQWMNMYNPITFNPPQLTEDADYFINKLDPNKIFKSKNKTPVIKKKLPAPPAGYQKGPLASSKNPAPPGVVPRK